A region of Myxococcaceae bacterium DNA encodes the following proteins:
- a CDS encoding AAA family ATPase yields MLSAEVEDIIQDAFQEAHRRSHDVATVEHLLYSLLEDRDIQQLLKNCHIDPNPIRSQLDLYLDAEIEKVSFDESRIKIEASLGFQRVIESATIQARSASRQLVWPFHLLVAIFDEKESPALYFLAQAGLSRLELVSHIGDPIQDDEEDFGDVSNALEAFTVNLTDKARNGELDLLVGRQEELTRTIHVLLRRRKNNPLLVGEAGVGKTAIAEGLAQKIVSGDVPKGLLDAQVYSLDLGLLLAGTRYRGDFENRFKALMKALREKPGAILLIDEIHNLVGAGSASGSGPDASNLLKPILSDGHIRCLGTTTYKEYRTHFEKDRALVRRFQRIDVGEPTEDDCLKILQGLKARYEEFHEVRINAKALQACVLLANRYLPDRHLPDKAIDILDEAAAGLKLKAKKNPIVSEQEIQATVARMAQIPAKQINPDDRASLRTLEQRLKNLVFGQDKAIEELSAAIKLSRAGLKEPEKPIGSFLFTGPSGVGKTEIAKQLANELQIALIRFDMSEYLERHAISRLIGAPPGYVGFEQGGLLTDAVYKTPHAVLLLDEIEKAHSDVYHMLLQVMDYGKLTDSNGRSTDFRHVVLIMTSNVGAQELAQLRIGFGDTTNVGADETAFKRLFSPEFRSRLDARISFEPLKQESMRCIVEKFLTKLVAQAQEQKVRLEITERAKDYLAQKGYDRALGARPLARVIQTEIKRPLAELILNAESAELQVSVDLDSSELRLKTLN; encoded by the coding sequence ATGTTGAGCGCAGAAGTTGAAGATATTATCCAAGATGCTTTTCAAGAAGCGCACCGACGTAGCCACGATGTGGCGACGGTAGAGCATCTTTTGTACTCTCTCCTGGAAGATCGAGACATTCAGCAGCTTTTGAAAAATTGTCACATTGATCCCAACCCCATTCGGTCTCAGTTGGATCTTTATCTGGATGCGGAGATTGAGAAAGTAAGCTTCGACGAAAGTCGCATCAAAATTGAAGCCAGCCTTGGATTTCAACGTGTCATCGAAAGCGCTACGATTCAAGCTCGTTCTGCCTCGCGCCAATTGGTGTGGCCCTTTCATCTCTTGGTGGCTATCTTTGACGAAAAAGAAAGCCCGGCGCTTTATTTCTTGGCCCAAGCGGGCCTCTCCAGGCTTGAGCTCGTGTCTCATATTGGGGATCCCATTCAAGACGACGAAGAAGACTTTGGAGACGTTTCAAACGCGCTGGAAGCCTTCACCGTCAATCTCACCGACAAAGCCAGGAATGGCGAACTGGACCTTTTGGTAGGGCGCCAGGAAGAGCTGACTCGTACCATTCATGTTTTGCTCCGACGACGCAAAAATAACCCCTTGCTTGTAGGCGAAGCGGGCGTTGGGAAAACAGCGATCGCCGAAGGACTCGCTCAAAAGATTGTCTCAGGCGACGTTCCCAAAGGACTCTTGGACGCTCAGGTGTATTCGCTGGATCTGGGATTGCTGCTGGCTGGGACTCGTTATCGAGGCGATTTTGAAAATCGCTTTAAAGCGCTGATGAAAGCACTTCGAGAAAAACCAGGAGCCATCCTACTGATTGATGAAATACACAATCTGGTCGGAGCGGGCTCTGCTTCCGGCAGTGGACCGGATGCGTCTAATCTCCTAAAACCCATCTTATCGGATGGTCACATTCGTTGCTTAGGCACCACGACATACAAAGAATATCGCACGCACTTCGAGAAAGATCGCGCTTTGGTTCGACGGTTTCAAAGGATTGATGTGGGAGAACCGACCGAAGACGACTGCCTCAAGATACTTCAAGGTCTGAAAGCGCGTTACGAGGAATTTCATGAAGTTCGAATCAACGCCAAAGCCCTTCAAGCCTGCGTGTTGCTCGCGAACCGATATTTGCCGGATCGGCATTTGCCAGATAAGGCCATTGATATCTTGGATGAAGCGGCTGCAGGTCTCAAACTCAAGGCTAAGAAAAATCCGATCGTTTCCGAGCAAGAAATACAAGCGACTGTGGCTCGTATGGCGCAAATACCGGCTAAACAGATCAATCCGGATGATCGAGCCTCTTTGCGAACTCTCGAGCAGCGTTTGAAAAATCTTGTATTTGGCCAAGACAAAGCCATCGAAGAATTGAGCGCTGCGATTAAGCTCTCGCGAGCGGGCCTGAAAGAACCTGAAAAACCGATTGGCTCTTTTTTATTCACAGGACCCAGTGGAGTCGGAAAAACTGAAATTGCGAAGCAATTAGCCAACGAACTCCAGATTGCTTTGATTCGCTTTGACATGAGCGAATACCTAGAGCGTCATGCCATCAGTCGCTTGATTGGAGCTCCACCGGGTTACGTTGGATTCGAGCAAGGCGGCCTGCTCACCGATGCAGTCTACAAAACCCCTCATGCGGTTTTATTGCTCGACGAGATCGAGAAAGCGCATAGCGATGTCTACCATATGCTGTTGCAAGTCATGGACTACGGAAAATTAACGGATAGCAACGGTCGTTCCACGGACTTTCGCCATGTTGTTTTGATCATGACCAGCAACGTGGGCGCTCAGGAATTGGCGCAACTGCGCATTGGATTTGGAGACACCACCAACGTCGGAGCCGATGAAACCGCTTTTAAGCGGCTATTTTCACCAGAATTCCGAAGTCGACTGGATGCTCGCATCTCATTTGAACCCTTAAAACAAGAATCCATGCGCTGCATCGTCGAAAAATTTCTCACCAAGCTCGTCGCACAAGCCCAGGAGCAGAAAGTCAGGCTTGAGATCACAGAGCGAGCAAAAGATTATTTAGCCCAAAAAGGCTACGATCGAGCCCTTGGGGCTCGACCTTTGGCTCGGGTCATCCAAACAGAGATTAAACGACCACTCGCCGAGCTTATCCTGAACGCCGAGTCAGCCGAGCTCCAGGTGAGCGTCGACTTGGACTCTTCAGAGCTTCGACTCAAAACGCTCAATTAG
- a CDS encoding GNAT family N-acetyltransferase yields the protein MPLSLRTLTLKDSFTLYHLLLKNKEHLAPWFEWAHDIGSILDCTEFIQQSQNRDFGIWNDGTMIGVVGHHAINWRHKHAEIGYWIAQDWQGKGLVQQAASSLIAYLLHQYQLNRIEILCTVHNQRSRKLAEKLGFTYEGIQREGYLFRDRYWDVACYSLLAREFRARVPNELIHLPSIHPQTPLVRAMELGP from the coding sequence ATGCCACTGAGTTTGCGAACGCTCACCCTGAAAGACAGCTTTACGCTCTACCACCTGCTTCTCAAAAACAAAGAACACTTAGCACCGTGGTTCGAATGGGCCCATGACATCGGGAGTATCCTCGATTGCACGGAGTTTATTCAGCAATCTCAAAACAGAGACTTTGGTATTTGGAACGACGGTACCATGATTGGAGTGGTGGGGCATCACGCGATCAACTGGCGCCACAAACACGCGGAGATCGGATACTGGATTGCTCAAGACTGGCAAGGAAAAGGGCTGGTCCAGCAAGCAGCCTCTTCGCTCATTGCTTACCTTCTCCATCAATATCAATTAAACCGAATTGAGATTTTGTGCACCGTTCATAACCAAAGAAGCCGCAAATTAGCTGAAAAATTAGGATTCACCTACGAAGGAATCCAACGCGAGGGTTATCTCTTTAGGGACCGCTATTGGGATGTCGCTTGCTATTCCTTGCTCGCTCGAGAGTTTAGAGCCCGAGTTCCGAACGAGTTAATACATCTTCCTTCGATACATCCACAGACACCCCTCGTCCGAGCAATGGAACTTGGACCGTAA
- a CDS encoding polysaccharide biosynthesis tyrosine autokinase, whose amino-acid sequence MNSSQNLDFQRYWTSLLRRWPLCLTVFISVFLLGVIYTARTQKLYKASATMVVMPNLPQILTGLQEVTPSSNWFSEEANLQTEYLTMLSRQISHRVYERLNLRKRKEFQDLNPEAFLPTYVSINPQKKTRMVSVDAIHWDPKFAAELANTVVAVYLDYKLAKKRESSTQAEVWLLAQYETLKKKLDDSEKALYAFMEERGILNASFESQMDAIKGRMGTFTARLAEIQSREIEGRVNAQALARVSENPKLLDSLSEVQNAPMMGALKTKLIALKAKRLELEHRYLPDHPKLKVVDLELGSLQKTVQEEVQNTIALLERDRQSLLTTEMGLEHAIQEQREQETHLNKLSYDYGRLKREVDTNTKLYDMVTNRLKEINVTSMLQSSNVSLMDEARIPPKPYQPNWRINLVVSLLLALFLSIGIALVLELMDQTFKTQSDIEAALELPFLGVLPTIAGEEIINRDFYALANPKSAVAECCRGIRTNLLFMSPDHPFQSLLVASSAEREGKTTTAINLSIAMANAGNRVLLVDCDLRRPRVHQSFKLSNEVGLSNLIVSEHDLARAIQTTSISNVDVLTSGPIPPNPSELLHTARFREVLEKLKTKYDRIIFDAPPVNAVTDPIVLATQVDGTLLVIKSGESYRASVLRTLRALTDARARIFGTVLNDFSPQRSEVYGFGKYYQFGRYYSSYGEQSGT is encoded by the coding sequence GTGAATTCTTCGCAAAATTTGGATTTTCAGCGCTATTGGACATCGCTTTTGAGACGATGGCCTCTTTGTTTGACGGTTTTTATCTCCGTCTTTCTCTTGGGAGTTATTTACACGGCGCGAACACAAAAACTCTATAAAGCTTCGGCTACGATGGTGGTGATGCCGAACCTTCCTCAGATTTTAACCGGCCTGCAAGAAGTCACACCGAGCTCCAATTGGTTTTCAGAAGAAGCGAATCTCCAGACAGAATATCTGACCATGCTAAGCCGTCAAATTTCCCATCGAGTTTACGAACGGCTCAATCTAAGGAAACGCAAAGAGTTCCAGGATTTGAACCCTGAAGCATTTTTGCCTACCTACGTTAGCATCAATCCACAGAAAAAGACCCGAATGGTTTCGGTGGATGCGATTCATTGGGACCCAAAGTTCGCAGCTGAACTGGCGAATACGGTTGTAGCAGTTTATTTGGACTACAAATTAGCGAAAAAAAGAGAAAGCTCTACACAGGCTGAAGTCTGGCTTTTGGCTCAATACGAAACACTCAAGAAGAAGCTCGACGACTCCGAAAAAGCTTTGTATGCGTTCATGGAAGAGCGTGGAATTCTGAATGCAAGCTTTGAGAGTCAGATGGATGCGATCAAGGGACGAATGGGTACTTTCACGGCTCGATTGGCTGAAATCCAGTCCAGAGAGATCGAAGGCCGTGTCAATGCTCAAGCGCTTGCGCGCGTGTCTGAGAATCCCAAACTGCTCGATTCGTTGTCGGAAGTTCAGAATGCGCCCATGATGGGGGCTTTAAAAACAAAGTTGATTGCGCTTAAAGCTAAGCGACTCGAACTCGAACACAGGTACTTACCCGATCACCCTAAACTAAAAGTCGTCGATTTGGAGCTGGGCTCGCTTCAGAAAACCGTTCAAGAGGAAGTTCAAAATACCATCGCTCTGTTAGAGCGCGATCGTCAAAGCCTTCTCACAACAGAGATGGGCCTCGAGCATGCCATCCAAGAGCAGCGCGAGCAAGAAACGCATCTGAACAAACTGAGCTATGACTATGGTCGCCTGAAACGGGAAGTCGATACCAATACGAAGCTTTACGATATGGTCACGAATCGTCTCAAAGAGATCAATGTGACCAGCATGTTGCAATCGAGCAATGTGTCTTTGATGGATGAAGCTCGGATTCCGCCGAAGCCCTACCAACCCAATTGGCGAATCAATTTGGTCGTATCGCTTCTGCTGGCTTTGTTTCTATCGATCGGCATTGCCCTTGTGTTGGAGTTGATGGATCAAACTTTCAAGACGCAGAGCGATATTGAGGCCGCCCTCGAGCTTCCTTTCTTGGGTGTTTTGCCGACGATTGCGGGTGAAGAAATCATCAATCGCGATTTCTACGCTTTAGCAAACCCCAAAAGCGCGGTGGCGGAATGCTGTCGAGGGATTCGAACGAATTTGTTGTTTATGTCGCCCGATCATCCGTTTCAATCTTTGTTGGTGGCCTCCTCAGCGGAACGAGAAGGCAAAACAACGACAGCGATTAACTTGTCGATTGCGATGGCGAATGCGGGAAATCGTGTGCTGCTGGTCGATTGCGATCTCAGAAGGCCTCGTGTTCATCAGAGTTTCAAACTTTCGAACGAGGTAGGGTTATCGAATTTAATTGTGTCAGAGCATGATTTAGCCCGTGCGATTCAAACGACTTCCATTTCCAATGTCGACGTTTTAACCTCAGGTCCCATTCCTCCAAACCCCTCCGAGCTGCTTCACACGGCTCGATTCCGGGAGGTATTGGAGAAATTAAAAACCAAGTACGATCGCATTATCTTTGACGCTCCTCCTGTGAATGCGGTCACCGATCCCATTGTCTTAGCCACTCAAGTGGATGGCACGCTGCTGGTGATCAAGAGCGGAGAGAGCTATCGAGCCTCAGTGCTTCGTACCTTGCGCGCGCTGACGGATGCTCGTGCTCGGATATTTGGGACGGTTTTGAACGATTTTTCTCCTCAAAGAAGCGAAGTCTATGGTTTTGGGAAATATTACCAGTTCGGGCGATATTATAGCTCGTATGGCGAACAGTCCGGGACCTAA
- a CDS encoding polysaccharide biosynthesis/export family protein, giving the protein MKTILSLFLAMSGFLGCVHQGTGVHSARVEPEFASIRKAVLGVGDVIEVRIFDEPELSGSRQIGADGSIRMPLIGFLPMTGRTSEEAAHLIALEYQKKYLRDPDVSVLIQQSNSRKVYLLGEVKSPGPYVYEENMTLIGAIAKAGGTTAQSASNRACVTRSDAGKSIRFTAKVSDMGRGEAPDIPILPGDIIFVPQSIF; this is encoded by the coding sequence ATGAAAACGATTCTGTCACTTTTTTTAGCGATGAGCGGGTTTCTAGGCTGTGTTCACCAGGGAACGGGAGTCCATTCAGCGAGGGTCGAACCGGAATTCGCTAGCATTCGAAAAGCTGTTTTAGGAGTTGGAGATGTGATCGAAGTTCGCATTTTTGACGAACCGGAATTATCCGGAAGCCGACAGATTGGTGCCGATGGCTCGATTCGCATGCCTTTGATTGGATTTCTTCCTATGACGGGAAGGACTTCGGAAGAGGCGGCTCATTTGATTGCCTTGGAATATCAAAAAAAATACCTGAGAGATCCCGATGTCTCCGTCTTGATTCAGCAATCCAACTCGAGAAAAGTTTATCTGTTGGGCGAGGTGAAATCGCCGGGGCCTTATGTCTACGAGGAAAACATGACTTTGATCGGAGCCATTGCGAAAGCGGGTGGAACAACCGCTCAATCGGCTTCCAATCGAGCCTGTGTCACACGGTCTGACGCCGGAAAGTCTATACGATTCACAGCAAAAGTGTCCGACATGGGCCGAGGCGAAGCTCCCGATATTCCCATTCTTCCTGGAGACATTATCTTTGTTCCTCAGAGCATTTTTTAA
- a CDS encoding outer membrane beta-barrel protein: protein MKYISILGMLVGAGPRWAQGTSGQKPMISLEAGLGYNTNPYSKTDAQRAGKSTSDILFRMTPTFSFANQSKRLVLEAAGATTLAWLMGLGDNPGFLVFSGKVEAASSYHPNAQFSIFSRGGVMASRNLGELFVGNMTNLTGKLSVGETWRPGSGKLAWTVQGDYQAQGYPSISLGAKTTQPRILNNQSYGLSSRLAWQFLPKTAVFLEGGYGFFGSVDSNQVGVTTNPLHLGLGLSGRITEQLVLSSSASFSRILLRTKDRSLASTFFPIGFDAMLAWTPTKRSALGLSASRKMTPTPIYLDSVNHHFSLRYEQKLAQKYSFTLKPSFGLFEYGKPDTSLSSIDYRLDPNWVNRTDFFVETQLGLAYAMNEACSLGLAADGFWRWTNSNPDEAQILGPSGWVARGDGGTFESLYTRYQIHLFIRVVY from the coding sequence TTGAAGTACATCAGCATCTTGGGGATGCTTGTGGGAGCGGGCCCTAGGTGGGCTCAAGGAACTTCAGGGCAAAAACCGATGATTTCGCTGGAGGCTGGTTTGGGGTATAACACGAATCCTTACTCTAAAACCGATGCTCAACGCGCAGGAAAATCGACGAGTGACATTCTGTTTCGGATGACGCCAACCTTCTCCTTCGCAAACCAAAGCAAACGCTTGGTGTTGGAGGCGGCAGGAGCGACGACTTTAGCTTGGTTGATGGGCCTCGGGGATAATCCAGGATTTTTGGTTTTTTCGGGGAAGGTGGAAGCTGCAAGCAGCTATCATCCGAATGCTCAATTCTCCATTTTTAGCCGTGGCGGCGTCATGGCTTCTCGAAATTTGGGAGAACTGTTTGTTGGAAATATGACCAACCTCACCGGAAAACTATCCGTGGGGGAAACTTGGCGCCCTGGCAGTGGAAAATTAGCCTGGACCGTTCAAGGAGACTACCAAGCTCAGGGGTATCCAAGCATTTCATTGGGCGCAAAAACGACTCAACCTAGAATCTTAAATAACCAGTCGTATGGGCTTTCCAGTCGACTGGCGTGGCAGTTTTTACCCAAAACAGCCGTATTTTTGGAAGGGGGATATGGCTTTTTTGGATCCGTCGACAGCAACCAAGTAGGGGTCACGACAAACCCTCTTCACCTGGGTCTTGGGCTCAGCGGTCGCATCACGGAACAGTTGGTTTTATCCAGCAGTGCCTCCTTTTCACGGATTTTGCTTCGAACTAAAGACAGGTCTTTGGCTTCGACCTTCTTCCCGATCGGTTTTGATGCGATGCTGGCTTGGACCCCCACGAAGCGCTCTGCCTTGGGTCTTTCAGCCTCTCGAAAAATGACGCCTACGCCAATTTATTTGGATTCGGTGAATCATCATTTTTCGCTTCGTTACGAACAAAAACTGGCGCAGAAGTACAGCTTTACGCTAAAACCCAGTTTCGGCCTATTCGAATACGGCAAACCCGATACCAGTCTTTCCAGCATCGATTATCGCCTGGATCCCAATTGGGTCAACCGAACGGACTTCTTTGTCGAAACGCAACTCGGTCTGGCCTATGCCATGAACGAAGCGTGCAGTTTGGGGCTGGCGGCAGATGGATTTTGGAGATGGACGAATAGCAATCCGGATGAGGCTCAGATTCTCGGGCCTTCCGGTTGGGTTGCTCGAGGAGATGGCGGTACTTTTGAATCACTTTATACGCGCTACCAAATTCATTTATTCATTCGGGTGGTTTATTGA
- a CDS encoding MBL fold metallo-hydrolase: MIQESIRTRKALQVIFLAIGQGDSTLFRFPNGYIAIVDGGPSEEGLIRQLRRKNISKVDLMVLSHPDLDHALGLLYVLEQMPVQELWHTGFSLDHPMIQRITNLARRQGTRIRMLPEIFGVHPIGDAAIEVLAPQKLNPNWSTNNNSIVMKISWGQNSVLMPGDLEAAVEQQANAQWHAQVLKVPHHGSRSSSSEHLVRQVRPSEVVFCTQPGNQFGFPHAEVVLRWKNSGARVWDTGVNGEVRVWMSQHEMELRSYR; the protein is encoded by the coding sequence GTGATCCAGGAAAGCATACGAACTCGTAAGGCTTTGCAAGTGATTTTCCTAGCGATTGGTCAAGGGGACTCGACGCTTTTTCGTTTTCCGAATGGCTATATCGCGATTGTGGATGGCGGGCCCAGCGAAGAAGGATTGATCCGACAGCTAAGGCGCAAAAATATTTCGAAGGTGGATCTGATGGTTTTGTCGCATCCTGACCTGGATCATGCTTTGGGGCTTCTCTACGTTTTAGAACAGATGCCGGTTCAAGAATTGTGGCACACTGGGTTTTCGCTGGATCACCCCATGATCCAGCGAATCACGAACTTGGCCCGGCGTCAGGGGACTCGCATTCGCATGTTGCCTGAGATTTTTGGCGTTCACCCCATCGGCGATGCAGCGATTGAGGTGCTGGCTCCTCAAAAGCTAAATCCAAATTGGTCAACGAACAACAATAGCATCGTGATGAAAATTTCATGGGGTCAAAATAGCGTCTTGATGCCGGGCGATCTGGAAGCCGCAGTGGAACAGCAGGCGAACGCTCAGTGGCATGCCCAAGTGCTGAAGGTTCCACACCATGGTTCTCGAAGCTCGTCTTCTGAACACCTGGTTCGGCAAGTTCGACCCAGTGAGGTTGTTTTTTGCACGCAGCCTGGAAATCAATTTGGTTTCCCCCATGCGGAGGTGGTGTTGCGGTGGAAAAATTCAGGAGCTCGAGTCTGGGACACAGGGGTCAATGGAGAAGTGCGGGTTTGGATGAGCCAGCATGAGATGGAACTTCGCTCGTATCGGTGA
- a CDS encoding ComEC/Rec2 family competence protein → MAPSFLIFVIALVGTYGGFVLQIPSYGWILAALSGLLGLFNLPRTLRAFALILGIGGLCGFQSQHRRIEFEDRLSRLPKQYERIDGIVEEVFDTLEDGRRIWFRSDRGYRLQVSLREGAALKPVFVGDRLALWGVVHPPQHALAPGDLDGYWFALARHLDGYLRVSNPFKVQVLQTHAEANFWSQQRQKLRNRIQEAGNPRYAAVLLALMIGDTALFSNEQKQIYQRVGAGHLLAVSGLQVSGLSFLFFVILRGILLLIPAIGRRSWASCPAAIFSLSAIWSFVLLSGCSASTVRAALMSSSLLVGLLGERSVSLWDAFGLAGWISVFLWPESVLDPSFTLSYLAIYGILVGGMLGAGVMTLPLSAYYFGALAIGGIVANWILVPVALFLQTPAILLALLGFVSSAAMFAGMIEALCEGLGDYLGGYWYLEAPAPWQVVGSLLGISLFFMAGDPGKHTNS, encoded by the coding sequence ATGGCCCCGAGCTTTCTCATTTTTGTGATCGCGCTTGTTGGAACCTACGGGGGTTTTGTGCTTCAGATTCCTTCGTATGGCTGGATTTTGGCCGCTTTATCGGGCCTTCTAGGTCTCTTCAATCTCCCCAGAACTTTGAGAGCCTTCGCTCTCATCCTCGGTATTGGGGGTCTTTGTGGCTTTCAATCTCAGCATCGGCGGATCGAATTTGAGGATCGCTTGAGCCGTCTACCCAAACAATACGAACGAATCGATGGAATTGTGGAAGAAGTGTTCGACACCCTGGAAGACGGAAGGCGAATTTGGTTTCGCAGCGATCGGGGCTATCGTCTCCAAGTCTCTTTGAGAGAGGGAGCGGCTCTAAAACCTGTTTTCGTCGGGGATCGCTTAGCGTTGTGGGGAGTGGTTCACCCTCCACAACACGCTTTGGCCCCTGGAGACTTGGATGGGTATTGGTTTGCCTTGGCCCGTCATTTGGATGGATACCTTCGGGTTTCCAACCCCTTCAAAGTTCAGGTGCTGCAAACTCATGCCGAGGCCAACTTTTGGAGTCAGCAGCGGCAAAAACTCAGAAATCGGATTCAAGAGGCGGGAAATCCACGCTACGCCGCTGTTTTGCTGGCTTTGATGATTGGCGATACAGCCTTATTCTCGAACGAGCAAAAGCAAATTTACCAGCGTGTGGGAGCAGGGCACTTATTGGCGGTGAGTGGGCTTCAAGTCAGCGGTCTGTCGTTTTTGTTTTTTGTGATTTTGCGAGGGATTTTGCTGCTGATCCCGGCCATTGGTAGACGATCGTGGGCGAGTTGTCCAGCCGCAATCTTCAGCCTGTCGGCTATTTGGAGTTTTGTATTATTATCGGGTTGCTCGGCCTCCACTGTGCGAGCGGCTTTGATGAGTTCGAGTCTTTTAGTCGGTTTGCTGGGTGAACGGTCCGTGAGTCTCTGGGATGCTTTTGGCCTAGCGGGTTGGATCTCGGTGTTTCTGTGGCCAGAATCCGTTTTGGACCCGAGCTTTACCCTGTCTTATTTAGCGATTTACGGAATTCTAGTCGGCGGGATGCTGGGAGCTGGAGTGATGACCTTGCCTCTTTCCGCTTACTACTTCGGAGCTTTAGCGATCGGCGGCATTGTGGCCAACTGGATTTTGGTTCCAGTCGCCTTGTTCTTACAAACGCCAGCGATTCTTTTAGCGCTTTTGGGATTTGTATCCAGCGCAGCGATGTTTGCAGGGATGATTGAGGCACTGTGTGAAGGTTTGGGAGATTATTTGGGAGGCTATTGGTACTTGGAAGCGCCGGCTCCCTGGCAAGTTGTTGGCTCTTTGCTGGGTATTAGCTTGTTTTTTATGGCCGGTGATCCAGGAAAGCATACGAACTCGTAA
- a CDS encoding serine/threonine protein kinase codes for METYQIERKIAAGGMAEVYLARDAGNRRVVLKKILPQWESDRDYRRMFVHEFELMSTFSSERIVRVIERGPHFAVLEYVEGLDWRVLSQYYIPQSVVNYLFVEALQALSLVHGEKIIHRDISPQNWMLSDSGVVKLLDFGIAKRERYTEHTNTGVLKGKYAYMSPEQAAGKSLSIQSDLFSMGVIFYELLTRQRLFKRETDFLTLKAIDECSIEFPEFLSATLKAILQKALARDCAQRFQSALEFQQALLQYGLQARQLATQEEVVQYLLALPKPAPWGLFESTRIQRKASVEVIAAMGALAFDFLGLCW; via the coding sequence GTGGAAACTTATCAAATCGAACGCAAGATCGCTGCAGGAGGAATGGCCGAGGTTTATTTAGCTCGGGATGCCGGCAATCGTCGAGTGGTGCTGAAAAAAATATTGCCTCAGTGGGAGTCCGATCGGGATTATCGACGCATGTTTGTCCATGAATTCGAACTCATGTCGACGTTTTCATCCGAACGAATTGTCCGCGTGATCGAACGAGGTCCGCATTTTGCGGTCCTGGAATACGTTGAAGGGCTCGATTGGCGGGTTCTTTCTCAGTATTATATCCCGCAATCGGTTGTCAATTATTTGTTCGTGGAAGCCTTGCAGGCACTTTCGCTGGTTCACGGTGAAAAGATCATTCATCGCGATATATCGCCTCAGAACTGGATGCTCAGCGACAGCGGTGTGGTTAAATTACTCGATTTTGGAATTGCCAAACGCGAACGCTACACCGAGCATACAAACACGGGAGTCTTGAAAGGGAAGTACGCCTATATGTCTCCCGAGCAGGCTGCTGGAAAAAGCCTGAGCATTCAGAGCGATTTGTTTTCGATGGGGGTGATTTTTTATGAGCTATTGACTCGTCAAAGGCTCTTCAAACGCGAAACCGATTTTTTGACGCTTAAAGCGATCGATGAATGCTCGATTGAATTTCCCGAATTTCTGAGCGCTACACTGAAGGCGATTCTTCAAAAGGCGCTGGCACGAGACTGTGCGCAAAGATTTCAGTCTGCGCTGGAATTTCAGCAAGCGCTGTTGCAGTATGGTTTGCAGGCTCGGCAATTGGCTACTCAGGAGGAGGTGGTTCAGTACCTTCTTGCCTTGCCAAAGCCAGCGCCCTGGGGGTTGTTTGAATCCACTCGAATTCAACGAAAAGCCAGTGTGGAAGTGATTGCCGCCATGGGGGCTCTTGCTTTCGACTTCCTCGGCCTTTGTTGGTAA